One region of Dehalococcoidia bacterium genomic DNA includes:
- a CDS encoding MBL fold metallo-hydrolase, protein MYIDRPGKICEGLYMLGIKQSLIYLVQGRKSMLIGGAMNWIVPQLEQQFKEFDIDTGIIEYLVIPHPHFDHFGAVPYLKRKLPHMQVLGTDASVRVLSKEKVINYSEMVNKLMIDLYKLQDEYERMNLKIDAVTIDKIVDDSTMIDLGDGLEVRFIETPGHSPGDVTVYVPGLKAVFPSDAVSCPIDGVDRLAWPSPQFDFTLYKESINRLLPLDVEICCFDHYSTVTGADARQVLLNAVKVCKEYEYDIVEQYRLVGDLEKVAGQVAKKKLEVEDFGFLNQELMMPIARAEVRNVLKSAGLLSS, encoded by the coding sequence ATGTACATAGACCGGCCGGGTAAGATTTGCGAGGGGCTCTATATGCTGGGAATCAAGCAGAGCCTGATATACCTGGTGCAGGGGCGGAAGTCCATGCTTATCGGCGGCGCCATGAACTGGATCGTCCCGCAGCTTGAACAGCAATTTAAAGAGTTTGACATCGATACCGGCATAATCGAATATCTGGTGATCCCCCATCCTCACTTCGACCACTTTGGGGCGGTGCCGTACTTGAAGAGGAAGCTACCGCATATGCAGGTGCTGGGCACCGACGCTTCGGTCCGGGTGCTTTCCAAAGAGAAGGTCATCAACTACTCTGAGATGGTCAACAAATTGATGATCGATCTTTACAAGTTGCAGGATGAGTATGAAAGGATGAACCTGAAGATCGATGCCGTAACAATCGATAAAATAGTTGATGATTCCACTATGATCGACCTGGGAGATGGCCTGGAAGTCAGGTTCATTGAAACTCCCGGTCATTCGCCGGGTGACGTTACAGTGTACGTGCCGGGACTCAAGGCTGTTTTCCCCAGCGATGCCGTCTCCTGCCCGATAGATGGTGTTGACAGGCTGGCGTGGCCCTCGCCTCAGTTCGACTTTACACTATACAAAGAATCGATCAACAGACTGTTGCCCCTGGACGTTGAGATATGTTGCTTCGATCATTATTCGACCGTGACCGGCGCCGATGCCCGGCAGGTACTTTTAAATGCAGTTAAAGTCTGTAAGGAATACGAGTACGACATTGTAGAACAGTACCGTCTGGTCGGCGACCTGGAAAAAGTTGCCGGGCAGGTCGCAAAGAAGAAGCTTGAGGTGGAAGACTTCGGTTTTCTCAATCAGGAGTTGATGATGCCGATAGCCCGGGCCGAGGTACGCAACGTATTGAAATCGGCAGGTTTGCTAAGTAGCTGA
- a CDS encoding nitroreductase family protein — translation MLIVSEAIRQRRSIRSFRSDPVSDETILAMLEAARLAPSGSNRQPWRFIVVNGKEEKRKLRKVCFDQAFIEEAPVVFVCCVDLSAYARAAREKRSQEFIDYGVIETLSGYFADPAVRELFLKAPDDDLSVHFMTAMANTYIAVEHMVLTATALGLGSCWVGAIGSAEELNSIFHFPPNIFAVAVLPVGYPAEVPPPRPRIPLDSILLRPLHDRL, via the coding sequence ATGCTGATTGTTTCTGAAGCTATAAGGCAACGCAGGAGTATACGCAGCTTTCGCAGTGACCCTGTATCCGATGAAACTATTCTCGCTATGCTGGAGGCGGCGCGGCTGGCGCCATCAGGCAGCAACCGCCAGCCCTGGCGTTTTATCGTTGTGAACGGCAAAGAGGAGAAGAGAAAGCTTCGAAAGGTATGCTTCGATCAGGCCTTTATAGAAGAGGCGCCGGTGGTATTTGTCTGCTGCGTGGACCTCTCTGCATATGCCCGGGCAGCGCGGGAGAAACGCTCCCAGGAGTTTATAGATTACGGAGTTATTGAAACGCTGTCGGGCTATTTCGCCGATCCTGCAGTACGTGAACTTTTTTTAAAGGCTCCGGATGACGACCTGAGCGTGCATTTCATGACGGCTATGGCGAATACCTATATCGCGGTCGAGCACATGGTGCTGACCGCAACTGCCCTCGGATTGGGTTCCTGTTGGGTGGGCGCAATCGGCAGCGCCGAGGAGCTGAATTCGATTTTCCACTTTCCGCCAAACATATTTGCGGTAGCAGTGTTGCCGGTTGGATATCCAGCTGAGGTCCCTCCTCCCCGCCCGCGTATTCCTCTGGATTCTATTTTGCTGCGGCCTCTGCATGACAGGTTGTGA
- a CDS encoding diguanylate cyclase yields the protein MSLRLKALLLIIGATALMLGIVFAASQYFFLSSFQRIEEQYAREMVQRTTNAFNNQLESLNRLNLDWASWDDTYAYVQNPSDHQGYVKSNFTDSTFTNNKLNFIFVINNEGQTVYGKGFDLDSETEMDIPSELLEHILSKALTFHGDVEEYTAGIILLPQGPLLVSSQPILTSNDEGPIRGTFVMARYFDEGMINGISDTVHLPLTIARVDDTDMPAAFSAARPSLSTESPLFISRESEKTIAAYALLKDIFGEPALMFRIEMPRDIYAQGQAMMIYFVLAVCGLAIVYVYIVNVFVGRVVIARLERVGHFVNKISISGDLSTNLPTKENDELTVLERNINRMVDKLQEQQEELNQELEERKKMAQKLKEMATHDFLTGLPNRLLLVDRFNIAAALAHRNQDRLAVMSLDIDRFKSVNDTLGHDVGDKVLKAFSDQLSGIIRASDTLARVGGDEFILLMLETNHMEDATVIAHKILESFKEPVCIDDHWIYLSTSIGISIYPEDATDLETLVKKSDAALYYAKGHGRSKFKFFHDGDVWISGDRKSKVN from the coding sequence GTGTCGCTCCGCCTGAAAGCGCTATTACTTATCATCGGTGCTACAGCTTTAATGCTGGGCATCGTTTTCGCCGCATCCCAGTATTTCTTCTTGAGCAGCTTTCAACGGATCGAGGAACAATATGCGCGGGAAATGGTTCAACGCACGACCAATGCTTTCAATAATCAACTTGAAAGTTTAAACAGGCTAAATCTGGACTGGGCTTCCTGGGATGATACTTACGCCTACGTCCAGAATCCATCCGATCACCAGGGCTATGTCAAGAGCAACTTCACCGACTCAACTTTTACAAACAACAAACTAAATTTCATATTTGTCATCAACAACGAAGGTCAGACGGTTTACGGGAAGGGCTTCGACCTGGATAGCGAGACGGAGATGGACATACCTTCCGAACTACTTGAACATATACTGAGCAAAGCCCTGACATTCCATGGGGATGTTGAGGAGTATACTGCTGGAATCATTCTCCTGCCCCAGGGACCCCTGTTAGTCTCCTCTCAGCCCATCCTCACCAGCAACGATGAAGGCCCGATTAGGGGAACATTTGTCATGGCACGATATTTCGATGAGGGTATGATCAACGGCATCTCCGACACGGTGCACCTGCCACTCACCATCGCAAGAGTGGACGATACAGATATGCCGGCAGCCTTCAGTGCTGCGCGTCCGTCATTATCAACAGAGTCGCCGTTATTTATCAGCAGGGAAAGCGAAAAAACCATCGCGGCATATGCATTGCTCAAGGATATATTCGGAGAGCCGGCGCTGATGTTCCGGATTGAAATGCCGCGCGATATCTACGCCCAGGGCCAGGCGATGATGATATATTTCGTACTAGCTGTGTGCGGGCTTGCCATTGTATACGTATATATAGTCAACGTGTTTGTAGGCAGGGTGGTAATAGCGAGGCTGGAGCGCGTCGGCCATTTCGTAAATAAAATAAGCATATCGGGGGACCTGTCAACCAACCTGCCGACCAAAGAGAACGATGAATTAACCGTGCTTGAGAGAAATATAAACAGGATGGTTGATAAGCTGCAGGAGCAGCAGGAGGAGCTTAACCAGGAGTTGGAAGAGCGCAAGAAGATGGCGCAAAAACTCAAGGAGATGGCGACTCACGACTTTTTAACAGGGTTGCCGAACAGGTTGTTGCTGGTAGATCGTTTCAATATAGCTGCGGCGCTGGCTCACCGTAATCAGGACAGGCTCGCCGTTATGTCGCTGGATATCGATCGCTTCAAATCGGTTAATGATACTCTTGGGCATGATGTGGGTGATAAAGTACTGAAGGCATTTAGCGATCAACTTTCAGGGATAATACGCGCCAGCGACACGCTGGCCCGGGTTGGCGGCGATGAGTTCATCCTTTTAATGCTTGAGACAAACCACATGGAGGATGCCACTGTCATAGCGCATAAAATACTTGAATCCTTTAAAGAGCCTGTTTGTATTGACGATCACTGGATATATCTATCCACCAGTATCGGTATCTCCATCTATCCGGAAGACGCGACAGACCTGGAAACGCTGGTCAAAAAATCAGATGCCGCCCTGTACTATGCCAAAGGCCACGGCCGCAGCAAATTCAAGTTCTTTCACGACGGGGATGTCTGGATCAGCGGGGACCGCAAGAGCAAAGTTAATTGA
- a CDS encoding alpha/beta fold hydrolase, whose protein sequence is MPLIKAGDIKLHYEMSGEGPPLLLINGYGDHTGHWFCMRPVLDRHFTVLAYDNRGSGRSDKPDLPYTMKMLAGDAATLLDELGISRAHVFGVSMGGMVAQELALGYPRKLNSLVLGCTIPGGVNTVYPEPEVLAFLLDGERSKHLKPAEMAREMWTYTCTAAFRQTHPEVGEEYIKITTMFPAPQHGLQWQGDAIAAHDTWDRLPDINATTLVIAGSEDRLVPPRNSQNLAARIPGARAIILENAGHGFFYEAADKAGKIITDFLLDRS, encoded by the coding sequence ATGCCTCTGATAAAAGCAGGCGATATCAAACTTCATTATGAGATGAGCGGGGAGGGACCGCCGCTGCTGCTCATCAATGGGTATGGCGACCACACCGGGCACTGGTTTTGCATGCGGCCTGTTTTAGATCGACATTTCACAGTATTGGCCTATGATAACCGTGGTTCGGGGCGCAGCGATAAGCCGGACCTTCCTTATACAATGAAAATGCTGGCAGGCGACGCCGCAACGCTGCTTGATGAATTGGGAATCTCCCGGGCACATGTATTCGGTGTCTCAATGGGTGGTATGGTAGCCCAGGAACTGGCGCTGGGCTACCCGCGAAAACTCAATAGTCTGGTACTGGGATGCACCATACCCGGCGGAGTAAATACGGTATACCCGGAGCCCGAGGTGCTGGCATTTCTGCTGGATGGAGAGCGTAGCAAGCACCTCAAGCCTGCGGAGATGGCACGCGAGATGTGGACTTACACTTGCACGGCCGCTTTCAGACAAACGCATCCGGAGGTGGGCGAGGAGTATATAAAGATCACAACCATGTTCCCTGCACCGCAGCATGGACTGCAGTGGCAGGGGGATGCAATCGCCGCACATGATACATGGGACAGGTTGCCTGATATTAATGCTACCACGCTGGTCATCGCTGGATCTGAGGATAGACTGGTTCCTCCGCGAAACTCGCAGAATTTGGCTGCTCGCATACCTGGAGCCAGAGCGATAATATTGGAGAATGCCGGACACGGCTTCTTCTATGAAGCTGCCGATAAGGCCGGCAAAATCATAACTGACTTCTTGCTGGACCGGAGTTAA
- a CDS encoding MarC family protein produces the protein MDTILNLLRDFGLTFVPLFVAMDSISTVPILLSLTHDLSEKKRSSVIRNALITALGLGLIFIVVGKGIFLFLGITVNDFLVAGGLILFILGAKELVVGKMFEAQAATGEDVIAVVPLGTPLVVGPAVLTTLLILTDQYHIVMVTFSFVVNLLITWLMFAQANRLVRVLGHGGVLALSKVFALLLAAIAVSMIHRGITAFIG, from the coding sequence ATGGATACGATACTTAATTTACTCAGGGACTTCGGGCTGACTTTTGTCCCGCTGTTCGTAGCGATGGACTCTATCAGTACCGTGCCTATATTACTGTCTTTAACACACGATTTATCAGAGAAAAAAAGAAGCAGTGTGATACGTAATGCCCTGATTACCGCTCTGGGCCTGGGCCTCATTTTTATAGTTGTGGGTAAAGGGATCTTCCTTTTCCTGGGTATAACGGTTAACGATTTCCTGGTTGCGGGCGGGCTGATACTATTCATTTTGGGCGCCAAAGAGCTGGTGGTAGGCAAGATGTTCGAGGCGCAGGCTGCTACAGGAGAGGATGTGATAGCGGTGGTGCCGCTGGGCACACCGCTGGTGGTAGGGCCTGCTGTGCTCACCACATTGCTGATCCTGACCGATCAGTATCATATTGTAATGGTCACGTTCTCATTCGTAGTTAACCTGCTCATTACATGGCTGATGTTTGCACAGGCTAACAGGCTGGTCAGGGTGCTGGGACACGGGGGAGTTCTGGCGCTATCCAAGGTCTTCGCGCTATTGTTAGCGGCCATTGCCGTAAGTATGATCCATAGGGGCATAACGGCATTTATCGGTTAA
- a CDS encoding ferritin family protein, whose product MWLCTHCRHLEFSEQQPERCPICGAGADKFVKHESSRVKGVATLKNLKEGFEAESKANIRDLAFAIKAEQEGFPAIAGLFRAVAESEAIHAFHHLRLLGVIADTQENLQAAFERENYATDAYPEFIKTANDEGDPQVATIFSYHRDVEKGHAKLYEKALDRLMDPQGVDYYVCSVCGYVSVGSAPDECPICGAPKDKFRRID is encoded by the coding sequence ATGTGGTTATGTACACATTGCCGCCATCTTGAGTTTTCAGAGCAACAACCGGAACGCTGCCCCATCTGCGGCGCTGGCGCAGACAAATTTGTAAAACACGAAAGCTCTAGGGTCAAAGGCGTTGCGACGCTGAAAAACCTGAAGGAAGGATTCGAGGCTGAATCGAAGGCAAATATAAGAGACCTGGCCTTCGCCATAAAAGCTGAACAGGAAGGTTTTCCTGCTATCGCGGGGCTGTTCAGGGCAGTGGCTGAGTCCGAGGCCATACACGCCTTCCATCACCTGAGGTTGCTGGGGGTGATCGCAGATACACAGGAAAATCTGCAAGCGGCCTTTGAGAGGGAGAACTATGCCACCGATGCCTATCCGGAGTTCATTAAAACAGCCAATGACGAGGGTGATCCCCAGGTGGCTACGATTTTTAGCTACCACAGGGATGTGGAGAAAGGGCATGCAAAGCTGTATGAGAAAGCTCTTGACCGCCTGATGGATCCGCAGGGTGTTGACTATTACGTGTGCAGCGTTTGCGGCTATGTGAGCGTGGGTTCTGCCCCGGACGAATGTCCCATCTGCGGTGCGCCCAAAGACAAGTTCAGGCGTATTGATTAG
- a CDS encoding NAD(+) synthase, translated as MAAQKILLNRDLGFLRVAAAVPELRVADVDFNVAAMLGMAKEAKSKGAQVLAFPEMSVTGYTIADLVHQQSLLAKAEEGILRLAASTADSGMLIVAGLPVCIDQKVFNCAAVLNEGQVLAIIPKTYLPSYKEYYENRWFVSADDACSDVVHLGDRAIAFGTNILISLRGFTPAMLGIEICEDMWVPLAPHEYQALAGATVLLNISASNEVLAKAEWRRTMVASESGRCAAACCYVSAGTGESSNDIVFGGHTLVAENGRLLAESHVFKQKSGLTVSDLDIDRLVHDRISMTSFRQSPSHIKPFRIIEAKVADVPATGLMREIDPHPFVPGDPEKRAQRCRDIFDMQVAALAKKLSGAKLDRIVLGVSGGLDSTLALLVAVRTMNYLKLPAKNVAAFTLPGFGTTRRTRDNATELCKALGVSFERVDITRTCKAHMDDLGHDGSEDVVFENIQARYRTEFLFNRANGLGAILLGTGDLTEVALGWSTFSGDHMSHYDINVSVPKTLVRYLIRWVADEELPGSPAQKILRDVLDTPISPELRRPVRGQIAQRSEEVIGPVELADFYLYPFVRFGMRPGKILFMANEARKRKLFDGRYTLEDLNKWLSVFIKRFFANQFKRTCLPEGPKIGSVSLSPRGDWRMPSDAEPALWLEDLEKMFSKLRG; from the coding sequence ATGGCCGCACAGAAGATTTTATTAAACAGGGACCTGGGATTTCTCAGGGTAGCGGCGGCTGTCCCCGAGCTGCGGGTGGCTGACGTCGATTTCAATGTCGCAGCCATGCTCGGTATGGCCAAAGAAGCTAAATCAAAAGGGGCACAGGTGCTGGCCTTCCCGGAGATGTCGGTCACGGGCTATACCATCGCCGACCTGGTACACCAGCAGTCATTGCTGGCAAAGGCCGAGGAAGGGATTTTACGACTGGCGGCGAGCACGGCAGACAGCGGCATGCTGATAGTGGCCGGACTGCCTGTGTGTATCGATCAGAAAGTATTCAACTGTGCTGCGGTACTCAACGAGGGCCAGGTGCTGGCTATCATACCCAAAACATATCTGCCGTCCTATAAGGAGTATTACGAGAACAGGTGGTTTGTTTCCGCGGATGACGCCTGTTCCGATGTTGTTCATCTGGGAGACAGGGCTATAGCCTTCGGCACAAATATATTGATCTCTTTGCGTGGCTTCACACCGGCTATGCTGGGCATCGAGATATGTGAAGATATGTGGGTTCCTCTGGCCCCACATGAGTACCAGGCGCTGGCCGGGGCAACGGTGCTACTCAATATCTCAGCCAGCAATGAAGTACTGGCCAAGGCTGAGTGGCGCCGTACCATGGTCGCCTCCGAATCGGGAAGATGCGCGGCGGCCTGCTGCTATGTTTCAGCCGGAACAGGAGAATCATCCAACGACATCGTCTTCGGAGGCCACACGCTGGTCGCCGAGAACGGCAGACTGCTGGCGGAATCACATGTCTTTAAGCAGAAATCAGGCCTGACAGTATCCGACCTTGATATAGATCGGCTGGTTCACGACCGCATATCGATGACAAGCTTCCGCCAGTCGCCAAGTCATATCAAGCCCTTCCGCATTATCGAGGCGAAGGTGGCCGACGTGCCGGCAACCGGATTGATGAGGGAGATAGACCCGCACCCCTTCGTCCCCGGGGATCCCGAAAAACGTGCGCAGCGATGCCGGGACATCTTCGATATGCAAGTTGCCGCGCTGGCTAAAAAGTTGTCCGGCGCCAAACTTGACCGGATTGTACTGGGTGTTTCCGGCGGACTCGACTCCACTCTGGCTCTTCTCGTAGCCGTCCGGACTATGAACTATCTTAAGCTGCCTGCGAAGAACGTTGCCGCCTTTACCCTGCCCGGCTTTGGCACGACACGCAGGACAAGGGACAATGCTACAGAATTATGCAAAGCTCTTGGCGTGAGCTTTGAACGTGTCGATATTACGCGCACCTGCAAGGCGCACATGGACGATCTCGGGCATGACGGCAGCGAGGATGTGGTATTCGAGAATATTCAGGCGCGGTACCGCACCGAGTTCCTGTTCAACAGGGCTAACGGGCTCGGGGCCATACTGCTGGGCACGGGCGACCTGACCGAGGTGGCTCTCGGCTGGAGCACCTTCTCGGGTGATCATATGTCGCATTACGACATCAACGTTTCAGTGCCCAAGACGCTGGTTCGTTATCTCATCCGCTGGGTAGCGGATGAGGAACTGCCAGGTTCACCCGCTCAGAAAATACTCAGAGACGTGCTGGATACGCCCATCTCACCGGAGCTAAGAAGGCCTGTCAGAGGCCAGATAGCGCAGAGAAGCGAGGAGGTCATCGGCCCAGTTGAGCTGGCCGACTTCTATTTATACCCCTTTGTCCGCTTCGGCATGCGCCCGGGCAAAATACTATTTATGGCTAACGAGGCCAGGAAGCGCAAACTTTTCGACGGCCGTTATACTCTGGAAGACCTCAATAAATGGCTGTCCGTTTTCATCAAACGCTTTTTTGCCAACCAGTTCAAACGGACCTGCCTGCCGGAGGGTCCCAAGATCGGTTCCGTCAGCCTGTCCCCCAGGGGCGACTGGAGGATGCCTTCGGATGCAGAACCAGCCCTATGGCTGGAAGACCTTGAAAAGATGTTCTCAAAGCTGCGAGGCTGA
- the gpmA gene encoding 2,3-diphosphoglycerate-dependent phosphoglycerate mutase codes for MFKLVLLRHGESTWNKENRFTGWTDVDLSQKGMREARQAGRILKQKGYTFDLAFTSVLKRAVRTLWIVQDEMDLMWIPVKKSWRLNERHYGSLQGLNKSEMARKFGEDQVLVWRRSYDVPPPPLKKGDPRGPNGDPRYLSLKPEQLPLTESLRDTYRRCLPYWYKSIAPAVRAGKKVIISAHGNSLRALVKYLDNVPDSEIAGLNIPTGIPLIYELDRDLKKINSYYLASEAELEQARKAVADQGKAR; via the coding sequence ATGTTTAAACTCGTTTTACTGCGCCACGGCGAGAGCACCTGGAACAAAGAGAACAGGTTCACCGGATGGACCGATGTGGACCTTTCTCAGAAAGGGATGCGGGAGGCCAGGCAGGCCGGGAGGATACTCAAACAGAAGGGATACACATTCGATCTGGCATTCACATCTGTTTTGAAGCGGGCAGTACGCACGTTGTGGATAGTGCAGGACGAAATGGACCTGATGTGGATACCCGTGAAAAAATCCTGGCGTCTGAACGAGAGGCACTATGGCTCATTGCAGGGTCTGAACAAGTCGGAAATGGCCAGGAAATTTGGGGAGGATCAGGTGCTGGTCTGGCGCAGAAGCTATGATGTCCCTCCTCCGCCGCTTAAAAAAGGCGATCCGCGCGGTCCGAATGGGGATCCGCGCTATCTGAGCCTGAAACCGGAACAACTTCCTCTGACAGAGAGTCTGAGAGATACCTATCGGAGATGTTTACCTTACTGGTATAAATCGATTGCACCGGCAGTGAGGGCCGGCAAAAAAGTGATTATCTCCGCTCATGGCAACAGCCTGAGGGCGCTGGTCAAATACCTTGACAATGTGCCGGACAGCGAAATAGCCGGCCTGAACATTCCCACAGGTATCCCGCTAATCTATGAACTGGACAGGGACCTGAAGAAGATCAATAGCTATTACCTGGCGAGCGAAGCGGAACTTGAGCAGGCCAGGAAAGCCGTGGCCGACCAGGGGAAAGCCAGGTAA
- a CDS encoding ABC transporter ATP-binding protein yields the protein MIHVTNLVKTYEGHVPVHALKEVSFEVQTGEFLSIMGPSGSGKSTLLHQLALLDTPTSGRILLDKVDVSHLSDNKKTDFRLRYLGYVFQEYALIPELNALENAFLPLLLLGYKRKEYLKITGKMMSKVGLGNRVHHLISQLSGGEQQRVAIARALVNNSKILFADEPCANLDTENKGIVLRLLRKLCDDLGQTILMVTHEPEQREFTDRVLYLRDGRLEREENISEEVRQDALHNSYRTDISEPVDEGT from the coding sequence ATGATCCATGTTACTAATCTGGTAAAGACCTATGAAGGCCACGTACCCGTGCATGCGCTCAAAGAGGTGAGTTTCGAGGTACAGACCGGCGAGTTTTTATCCATCATGGGGCCGAGCGGCTCGGGTAAATCGACGCTGCTTCATCAACTGGCCCTTCTTGATACACCGACATCAGGACGCATTCTGCTGGACAAAGTCGATGTTTCCCATCTTTCCGACAATAAGAAAACGGATTTCCGTTTGAGATACCTGGGATACGTTTTTCAGGAATATGCCCTCATACCAGAGCTCAATGCCCTGGAGAATGCCTTCCTTCCCCTGTTGCTGCTGGGATATAAACGCAAAGAATACCTGAAAATAACCGGGAAAATGATGTCGAAGGTGGGGCTGGGCAACCGCGTGCACCACCTCATCAGTCAGCTTTCCGGCGGCGAGCAGCAAAGGGTGGCAATTGCCCGTGCCCTGGTTAATAATTCCAAGATTCTTTTTGCCGATGAACCCTGCGCCAACCTTGATACCGAGAATAAGGGCATCGTACTCAGACTGCTGAGAAAGTTGTGCGATGACCTGGGACAGACTATTCTTATGGTCACCCATGAGCCGGAACAGAGGGAATTCACCGATCGTGTGTTGTATTTACGTGACGGACGGCTGGAAAGAGAGGAAAACATCAGTGAAGAGGTGCGGCAAGACGCTCTCCACAACAGCTACCGCACCGATATATCGGAACCGGTCGATGAAGGGACATAG
- a CDS encoding FtsX-like permease family protein — MWNDLKAALFLVFKYITRGSKGTTVLTIMVTMLAFLQINLITGIFNGAINLAYKQVKDNYVSNIVIQPSPDEDYITQASLVKNKISAIPGVISCSSRYAMGASISYDPDKNGKDVKSIGWTIKSIDPAEEIKVTNIQDHMVVGHYLEEGDRDEIIMGREISGGFGASLEVQSLRGANLGDEVTVRYNNGIKRIYKIKGIYSTIFPLSDMGVFVTEKEMASVLGVHNRASEILVKTDPVYPEDYYMREIRLAGLEKQELRPWMDFIGLISGITQSFDIIKRIVYFIGLVVAGVTIFIVIFIATSSRRKQIGIMKAIGMKEQIVIMSYVFLALFYTLMAMCLGMLVMEYVMKPYFISHPLMLPMGLVSLLVVPSDLISSMSSMFAVSIVSGLIPSWRVTRENIIKAIWG, encoded by the coding sequence ATGTGGAACGATCTTAAGGCAGCATTATTCCTGGTATTTAAATACATAACGCGGGGCAGCAAAGGAACGACTGTCTTAACCATCATGGTAACCATGCTGGCCTTCCTTCAAATCAATCTGATAACAGGTATTTTCAACGGAGCTATCAACCTTGCCTATAAGCAGGTCAAAGACAATTACGTATCCAATATAGTTATTCAACCCTCGCCGGATGAGGATTACATTACCCAGGCTTCGCTGGTAAAAAACAAGATCAGCGCAATCCCGGGCGTAATAAGCTGCTCGTCCAGATATGCCATGGGCGCCAGCATTTCCTACGATCCGGATAAAAACGGCAAAGATGTAAAATCCATCGGTTGGACCATCAAATCGATCGATCCTGCCGAAGAAATAAAAGTGACCAATATCCAGGATCACATGGTCGTCGGGCATTACCTCGAAGAAGGGGATCGGGATGAGATCATCATGGGGAGGGAGATATCGGGAGGCTTCGGTGCAAGCCTCGAAGTGCAATCGTTGCGGGGCGCCAACCTCGGCGATGAGGTAACGGTGAGATACAACAATGGCATCAAACGTATTTATAAGATCAAGGGAATCTATTCCACGATCTTTCCCCTCTCCGACATGGGCGTATTTGTCACAGAGAAAGAGATGGCATCGGTACTGGGCGTGCACAACAGGGCATCTGAAATTCTGGTGAAAACGGACCCTGTTTATCCCGAGGACTACTATATGAGAGAGATCAGGCTGGCCGGCCTCGAAAAACAGGAGCTTCGGCCGTGGATGGATTTTATCGGCCTTATCAGCGGGATAACGCAGAGTTTCGATATCATTAAACGCATAGTCTATTTCATCGGGCTGGTAGTAGCGGGGGTCACCATATTCATCGTCATCTTCATTGCGACTTCAAGCCGCAGAAAACAGATCGGCATCATGAAAGCCATCGGTATGAAAGAACAAATAGTGATAATGTCATATGTTTTCCTGGCATTATTCTATACCTTGATGGCCATGTGCCTGGGCATGCTGGTCATGGAGTACGTAATGAAACCGTATTTCATAAGCCATCCATTGATGCTGCCCATGGGCCTGGTGAGCCTGCTGGTTGTGCCGTCGGATCTGATAAGCAGCATGTCCAGTATGTTTGCGGTCAGCATAGTATCCGGGCTGATACCATCCTGGCGCGTCACCCGCGAGAACATAATCAAGGCAATCTGGGGATGA